The stretch of DNA TATGTCGAACGGCTGATGGCGGGCTATGCGGGCGGCGCGTACCGGATCGGCTGGGACACGGGGAACGGCGCCGCCGGCCCGGTGATCGAGAAGCTCGTCCAACTGCTGCCGGGTGAGCACCATGTGATCTTCGCCGAAGTCGACGGCAATTTTCCCAACCATCATCCGGATCCTACCGAAGAGTCGAACCTCGCCGATCTGAAGAGCCTGGTCGCGGAGAAGAACCTCGATTTCGGACTGGCGTTCGACGGCGACGGCGACCGGATCGGAGCGATCGACGGGTTGGGGCGGGTGATCTGGGGGGATCAGATTCTCTCCATATTGGTCGAACCTGCGCTGCGCGAGCACCCGGGCGCGCCGATCGTCGCCGACGTGAAGTCCTCGCAGGCGCTATTCGACCGAATCACGGAATTGGGCGGCAAGCCGGTAATGGCCCCGACCGGTCACAGCCTGATGAAACAGGCGATGACCCGCACCGGCGCGCCGCTGGGCGCCGAACTCAGCGGACATCTGTTCTTCGCGGGCGAATATTACGGGTTCGACGACGCGCAATACGCGGCGGTGCGACTGATCCACGCGGTGCATCTGTCGGGGCGATCGCTGACGAAATTGCGCGACGCGATGCCGGCGCGGGTGGCGACACCGGACCTGCGCTTTCCCGTCGAGGACGCGCAAAAGTTCGCGGTGGTGGACGAGGTGATCGCGCGGTTGAAGAGCGCGGGGGTGGATATGGACCTTACCGACGGCGCGCGGGTCACGACCGCTGACGGGTGGTGGCTGCTGCGCGCGTCGAACACGCAGGCGATGCTGACGGTGCGCGCCGAGGCGAAGAGCGAGGCGGCGCTCGCGGTCCTGCTGGCCGAGGTCGATGCACAGCTCGCGGCGAGCGGCGTAACGCGCGCGGCACCTTAAACAACCGCACCACCCCGGCGGAGGCCGGGGCCCAGTTGGAAAGGTGGCAATAACGGCGTGCTGGCTTCCGTTAGCGACGTTCCCCAACTGGACCCCTGCCTCCGCCGGGGAGGTGGAGGGGGGGGTAGGTTCGTTAGGATATCGGCACCACCGACCGAACCGATTGACACGCCAAGCACCTCGCCTACCGTCCGCCCAACCCCAAGGAGTCCCCGATGGAGCGCCCAGTCGACGAATTCCGCTCCAGCACGCGCCGCTGGCTGCTCGGCAGCTTTGCCGGCTGGGGCACTCTGCTCGCCTGCCTCGCCGGCGTCGGCTTCGTCATCATCGGCGTCCGCTGGCTCAAGAACCGCAGCACCTCCTACGAAATCACCGACCAGCGCCTGATCATCAAGCGCGGCATTCTGTTCAAGACCACCGACGAGATCGAGCTCTACCGGATCAAGGACGTCCGGCTCGGCTATTCGCTGCTCAATCAGATGACCGACATCGGCACGATCATCCTCACCTCCAGCGACCGCACGACGGCGGGCGGCGAGTTCACCTTGCGCGATATCCCGATGGCGCGCGACCGTCGCGAAGGCCTGCGCAAACTCGTCGACCGCGCGCGCCAGCGCCGCGGCGTCCGCGAACTCGACGTGGAGGACGCATACGCGCTGGATTAAGCGCGCTTTTGTCCCCACATGGCGGGCATGGCGCCCCCCTATCCCAAGCCCAAGCAACAACCGCAGATGATCCGGGTCGTCGACCTGGAAACGACCGGCTCGGCCCCGCCCGCGCACGGCGTGTGCGAAATCGGCTGGCAGGACGTCGCGCTTGGCGAGGACGGCCGCTGGGAGATCTATGGCGAAGGCGGCAGCCTGCTCGTCAACCCCGGCCGGCTGATCCCGCCGGTCACGCAGGCGATCCACCACATCCTCGACGAACATGTCGCCGACGCGCCCTATTGGCATGACTGCGCCCGCCAGGTGCTCGACCCCTGGCCGCGCCGGCTCGCGCTCGCCGCGCACCGCGCGGACTTCGAACAGAAATTCTGCACCCCTGCGCTCACCCGTGATGCCGAGTGGATCTGCACGTGGAAGTGCGCGCTGCGGCTTTGGCCAGACTCGCCGAGTTTCTCGAACCAGGTGCTGCGCTACTGGCGTAAACCCCATGGCATGGAGCACGACCGCGGACTCCCCGCCCATCGTGCGTTCCCCGACGCCTACGTCACCGCGTTCCACCTGCGCGACATGCTCAACGAGGCGAGCCTTGCGCAACTGCTCGAATGGTCGCGCGATCCGGGGCTCATCCCGCGCGTCCGCTACGGCCCTGACCGCGGCAAGGAATGGTCCGAGCTCGATCACGAGACGCTGATGGCGTTCATGACCGATCGTGACCCCGACATCCGCTTCACTGCCAACCACGAGATGGACCGGCGCAGCGGTGGCGGCCGCGTCGGCAAGGCGAGCGCGCAGGATCTGTTGCTTTAAATTAATGAGGTTCCGTCTGCGGGCGCGGCAGTATCGCTGGCGTAACGACTTCCGCCAGCCTACACTGCAGCCCCTATGGTCCGCGTACGCTTGAAACTGCCCTCGTCGGAAGGGCGAGTCGCACGTTGGCTGGTCGCGTTCATGACGCTCGGCTTCATCGCGCTGGCCGCCGCGGCGATCGCGATCGGGTGGATCACGGTCCGCAACCGCACCTACACCGCCGAAATCCTGCACACGCAGGACGTCCGCCAGGCGATCGCCACGCTCCAGATCCAGATGGAGCAATCGGAAACGGCGCGGCGCGGCTATATCCTGGCCGGCAAACCGCTGTTCGCCACCGCCTATGCGCGGACCGCGGGCAACCTCGTGCCGTCGATCCGCAAGCTGCGCCATCTGACGCGCGACAACCCGCAGCAGGGCGCCCGCCTCGACCTGATCGAGCCGCGTTTCGTCCAGTTGCGCGCACTTCGGACGCAGTCGACGACGTTGGTTGCCGCGGGTCGAATCGCCGAAGCACAGCGCCGATTCGCGGTTGATGCCAGCGTGCCGTTGATGCGCGGCATCCGCTATCGACTCGAGGCCATGGCCGCCGACGAGGTCCGCCTGCTTGCGATCCGGACCGAGCGGCAGGAACGCACCAGCGCGCTGTTCCTGTCGGTCGCCGGACTAGCCGCGGCGCTGCTCCTGATCGTCGCGATCCTCGCGGTCCTGTTGATCCGCCGCTACACCGCCGACCTTGCCCGCTCGCGCAACAGCTTGCGCGACCTCAACGAGACACTGGAGGAACAGGTCGCCGAACGCACCGCCGACCTCAGCCGCGCGAACGAGGAAATCCAACGCTTCGCCTATATCGTCAGCCACGATCTGCGCTCGCCCCTCGTCAACGTGATGGGCTTCACCGCCGAACTCGCCGCCGCAGCCGTACCGCTCGGTGAGTTGGTCGACCGTGTCGAGGCCGAGGCGCCGCATATCCTCACCGAGGACGCACGGCTGGCGGCGCGCGAGGACCTGCCCGAGGCGATCGGTTTCATCCGCACCTCGACGCAGAAGATGGACCGGCTGATCAACGCCATCCTGAAACTAGCGCGCGAAGGCCGCCGGACGATCTCACCCGAGCATATCGACCCGGCACAACTGGTCGACACCATCGTCGGCGCGATGCAGCACATCGTCGACGATCGCGGTGCCGTAGTGCGAGTCGAGCGACCGATGCCGGGAATCGTCACCGATCGCCTCGCGCTCGAACAGATCCTGTCGAACCTGATCGAGAACGCGACCAAATACCTGCAACCCGGGCGCCCCGGCCAGATCACGGTCAAAGGCCATACCGAACGCGGCCGCGTCATCCTGTCGGTCGTCGACAACGGCCGCGGCATCGATCCGCGCGATCACCAGCGCGTGTTCGACCTGTTCCGCCGGTCGGGCGCGCAGGATCAGCCGGGCGAAGGTATCGGACTCGCGCATGTCCGCGCACTCGCCTATCGTCTGGGCGGTACGATCGACGTGCAGTCGACGCTCGGCGACGGCGCGACCTTCCGACTCAACCTGCCGACCCACATGACCATTCAGGACGCAGCATGAACGATCACAAGACCGTCGGTATCGTGATGATCGAGGATGACGAGGGTCACGCCCGCCTCATCGAAAAGAACATCCGCCGCGCCGGCATCCTCAACGATATCCGTCACTTCACCGACGGCACCACGGCGCTCGATTTTCTGTTCAACGCCGCCGATGGCCCCGCGAAAAGCGGCCCGGCGATGATTCTGCTCGATCTCAACCTGCCCGACATGAGCGGGACCGACATCCTCGCGCGGATCAAGGCGGAGGGCAGCCCGTTGCGCCGCACGCCGGTCGTCGTGCTCACCACGACCGACGACAAGGTCGAGATCGAGCGCTGCTACGATCTCGGCTGCAACGTCTACATCACCAAGCCGGTGAACTATGAGAGTTTCGCACAGGCGATCCGCCAGCTCGGGCTGTTCCTGTCGGTAATCCAGGTGCCCGAAGCCGAGTGAGCGAAACACGCGTCCTCTATATTGACGACGACGCCGGGATCCGGCGGCTGGCGGCGCGTGCCCTGGAACGTCGCGGCTACCGGATGACGGTTGCCGAAACCGGGTCCGAAGGCGTCGTGAAGGCCGCTGCCGAGCGCTTCGACCTGATCGCGGTCGATCACTACATGCCCGGCATGGACGGTCTTGAAACCCTCGAAGCGCTCCGTCGCCTGCCCGATCCGCCCCCCGTGGTGTACGTCACGGGCTCGGAAGAAGGTCGCATTGCCGTGGCAGCACTGAAGGCCGGCGCTGCCGATTACGTGGTGAAGACCATCGGCGAGGATTTCTTCGACCTGCTCGCCGCCTCGTTCGAACAGGTGCGCGCGCGTGCCCTGCTCGAACAGGAGAAGGCGTCCGCCGAAGCCGATCTCCGCGCCAGCAATGCGCGACTCGAGGCATTGCTCGGCGAAGTGAACCACCGCGTCGCCAATTCGCTGCAGCTCGTCTCCGCGATGGTACGCCTCCAGGCGACCGCGCTGACCGACCCGTCCGCACGCGAGGCGCTCGAAGATACGCAGCGCCGCATCCAGGCGATCGCGCAGGTCCACCGCCGGCTCTACACCAGCAACGATGTCGAGAGCGTCGACATGCAGGAGTATCTCGGTGCGCTGGTCGACGAACTTGCGGAGACCTGGTCGACCGAAGCACTGCCCCGCGCGCTCAGCCTTGCTGCCGAGCCGATCCGCCTTCCCACCGACCGCGCGGTATCGCTCGGGGTGATCGTCACCGAACTCGTCACCAACGCGTGCAAATACGCCTACCCCACCGGCGGCGGCGAAGTCCGCGTCGTGCTACGCCGGATCGACGACGACGTCTTCCTGCTCGCGGTCGAGGACGATGGCTGTGGCATTCCCGAAGACGCCGTCCCGCGCGGCACTGGCCTGGGAACGAAGCTCATCCGCGCGATGGCGCAGAGCCTGCATTCGATCGTGGAATACGACCCAGCCCATGCTGGCGTTCGTGCCACCCTGCGCGCGGCGGTGCGGTAGGGCCCTAGTCCGTCATCCTGACAAAAGTCAGGACCCAGAGCGGGGAAGGGTGTTGTTCGTAACCCTGGATCCTGACTTTCGTCAGGACGACGGCATTTTCTAGAGCGCGCGCACCGCGGCAAGGATCATCCGCCCCGTCAATCGCGCCGTCTCGTCTTCCGACAGGCGCGGGCGTGACAGCGTGCGATGGCCAAGACCGAAC from Sphingomonas faeni encodes:
- a CDS encoding PH domain-containing protein, with protein sequence MERPVDEFRSSTRRWLLGSFAGWGTLLACLAGVGFVIIGVRWLKNRSTSYEITDQRLIIKRGILFKTTDEIELYRIKDVRLGYSLLNQMTDIGTIILTSSDRTTAGGEFTLRDIPMARDRREGLRKLVDRARQRRGVRELDVEDAYALD
- the pgmG gene encoding phosphoglucomutase/phosphomannomutase PgmG, yielding MTHQFDPTSLREYDIRGIVGKALGPADAVAIGRGFATHIRAAGGTRVAVGYDGRNSSPELEAALVSGLTAGGVDVVRIGLSTSPMLYYAEATLEVDGGIQVTGSHNPPEYNGFKMVHAHAPFFGEDIQDLAALAASGAWSEGASEVTTADVLDAYVERLMAGYAGGAYRIGWDTGNGAAGPVIEKLVQLLPGEHHVIFAEVDGNFPNHHPDPTEESNLADLKSLVAEKNLDFGLAFDGDGDRIGAIDGLGRVIWGDQILSILVEPALREHPGAPIVADVKSSQALFDRITELGGKPVMAPTGHSLMKQAMTRTGAPLGAELSGHLFFAGEYYGFDDAQYAAVRLIHAVHLSGRSLTKLRDAMPARVATPDLRFPVEDAQKFAVVDEVIARLKSAGVDMDLTDGARVTTADGWWLLRASNTQAMLTVRAEAKSEAALAVLLAEVDAQLAASGVTRAAP
- a CDS encoding response regulator; amino-acid sequence: MNDHKTVGIVMIEDDEGHARLIEKNIRRAGILNDIRHFTDGTTALDFLFNAADGPAKSGPAMILLDLNLPDMSGTDILARIKAEGSPLRRTPVVVLTTTDDKVEIERCYDLGCNVYITKPVNYESFAQAIRQLGLFLSVIQVPEAE
- a CDS encoding sensor histidine kinase, whose amino-acid sequence is MVRVRLKLPSSEGRVARWLVAFMTLGFIALAAAAIAIGWITVRNRTYTAEILHTQDVRQAIATLQIQMEQSETARRGYILAGKPLFATAYARTAGNLVPSIRKLRHLTRDNPQQGARLDLIEPRFVQLRALRTQSTTLVAAGRIAEAQRRFAVDASVPLMRGIRYRLEAMAADEVRLLAIRTERQERTSALFLSVAGLAAALLLIVAILAVLLIRRYTADLARSRNSLRDLNETLEEQVAERTADLSRANEEIQRFAYIVSHDLRSPLVNVMGFTAELAAAAVPLGELVDRVEAEAPHILTEDARLAAREDLPEAIGFIRTSTQKMDRLINAILKLAREGRRTISPEHIDPAQLVDTIVGAMQHIVDDRGAVVRVERPMPGIVTDRLALEQILSNLIENATKYLQPGRPGQITVKGHTERGRVILSVVDNGRGIDPRDHQRVFDLFRRSGAQDQPGEGIGLAHVRALAYRLGGTIDVQSTLGDGATFRLNLPTHMTIQDAA
- a CDS encoding exonuclease domain-containing protein is translated as MAPPYPKPKQQPQMIRVVDLETTGSAPPAHGVCEIGWQDVALGEDGRWEIYGEGGSLLVNPGRLIPPVTQAIHHILDEHVADAPYWHDCARQVLDPWPRRLALAAHRADFEQKFCTPALTRDAEWICTWKCALRLWPDSPSFSNQVLRYWRKPHGMEHDRGLPAHRAFPDAYVTAFHLRDMLNEASLAQLLEWSRDPGLIPRVRYGPDRGKEWSELDHETLMAFMTDRDPDIRFTANHEMDRRSGGGRVGKASAQDLLL
- a CDS encoding sensor histidine kinase; translation: MSETRVLYIDDDAGIRRLAARALERRGYRMTVAETGSEGVVKAAAERFDLIAVDHYMPGMDGLETLEALRRLPDPPPVVYVTGSEEGRIAVAALKAGAADYVVKTIGEDFFDLLAASFEQVRARALLEQEKASAEADLRASNARLEALLGEVNHRVANSLQLVSAMVRLQATALTDPSAREALEDTQRRIQAIAQVHRRLYTSNDVESVDMQEYLGALVDELAETWSTEALPRALSLAAEPIRLPTDRAVSLGVIVTELVTNACKYAYPTGGGEVRVVLRRIDDDVFLLAVEDDGCGIPEDAVPRGTGLGTKLIRAMAQSLHSIVEYDPAHAGVRATLRAAVR